In bacterium, the following proteins share a genomic window:
- a CDS encoding response regulator — translation MTIKKILVIDDETFILNLLRNGLTESGFEVITADNGFDGILAVEEQRPDCVITDIMMPRLSGIDFLKALKNNTGTKDVPVILISAMDQAEMVQQGLDMGAVDYITKPFKINEIVGKLRHHLP, via the coding sequence ATGACAATCAAAAAGATCCTGGTTATCGATGACGAAACATTCATATTAAACCTTCTGCGTAACGGCCTCACCGAGAGCGGGTTCGAGGTCATTACCGCTGACAACGGCTTCGACGGAATCCTGGCTGTGGAAGAGCAGCGTCCCGACTGCGTCATCACAGACATCATGATGCCGCGGCTGTCCGGCATCGACTTCCTGAAAGCGCTCAAGAACAACACGGGTACAAAGGACGTCCCGGTCATCCTCATCTCCGCCATGGACCAGGCCGAGATGGTCCAGCAGGGTCTTGACATGGGAGCGGTGGATTACATCACCAAGCCTTTCAAGATCAACGAGATCGTCGGAAAACTCCGGCACCACCTCCCATAG